Proteins found in one Arachis stenosperma cultivar V10309 chromosome 8, arast.V10309.gnm1.PFL2, whole genome shotgun sequence genomic segment:
- the LOC130945021 gene encoding protein PAL OF QUIRKY-like — METSPGRTIKLLCSYGGKILPRATDGELRYIGGHTRVLTVDRSICFSDLLVKLGELCGSSVTLRCQLPNGDLETLISVTNDEDLTHIIEEYDRASSKLPHPLKIRAVLFPPKSSRKVSPATSSPSLSSSASSSASHSPARSPYTSAESLPHAAAYRVVRQSRPVPIRNGSAKACCYNGQLEGSPRFLYYGPRFSNYCH, encoded by the exons ATGGAAACGAGTCCCGGCCGTACGATTAAGCTCCTCTGCAGCTACGGCGGCAAGATCCTCCCACGCGCTACCGACGGCGAGCTCCGTTACATCGGTGGCCACACCAGAGTCCTCACCGTGGACCGTTCCATTTGCTTCTCAG ACTTGTTGGTAAAGCTAGGAGAGTTGTGCGGTTCGTCTGTGACGTTACGGTGTCAATTGCCGAACGGAGACTTAGAAACCTTGATCTCCGTCACCAACGACGAAGATCTGACGCACATAATTGAAGAATATGACCGCGCTTCGTCGAAACTACCTCATCCGTTGAAGATCAGAGCCGTGCTGTTTCCGCCAAAATCGTCGAGGAAGGTTTCTCCGGCGACGTCGTCTCCGTCGTTGTCTTCCTCTGCTTCATCCAGCGCCAGCCACTCGCCAGCAAGATCTCCGTACACATCCGCGGAATCGCTGCCGCATGCGGCGGCGTATCGCGTCGTCCGCCAAAGCCGTCCTGTCCCGATCCGTAACGGATCGGCGAAAGCGTGTTGCTACAACGGCCAGCTAGAAGGAAGCCCTAGGTTTCTTTATTACGGACCTCGCTTCAGTAATTATTGCCATTGA